From a single Microbacterium murale genomic region:
- a CDS encoding CaiB/BaiF CoA transferase family protein: MSALEGLRVVDASTLFAGPMAAMHLGDMGADVIKVEHPNRPDPARGHGPSKDGQNLWWKTLGRNKRTVAIDLHTDGGRDAFLRLARTADVVIENFRPGTLERWGLDYAALSVENPGLVLARVTGFGQIGPYRRRPGFGTLAEAMSGFASSTGEPDGPPTLPPFGLADGIASLATAYAIMVALHARDRDGKGQEVDVAIIEPILAMLGPQITRWDQLGTVQPRTGNRSVNNAPRNAYRTADGSWVAVSTSAQSIAERVVTLVGRPELADEPWFATGAARAEHADLLDDAVGSWIAQRSRDEVVAAFEAADAAVAPIYDPSDIVADPQFNALGTIHRIHDADLGEIAMQGPLFRLSQDDATIGFTGRAHGADTDAVLVELGYSDDELTALREEGSIG, encoded by the coding sequence GTGAGCGCACTCGAGGGCCTTCGGGTCGTGGACGCCTCGACCCTGTTCGCCGGTCCGATGGCTGCGATGCATCTGGGTGACATGGGCGCGGACGTGATCAAGGTCGAGCATCCGAATCGGCCCGACCCGGCGCGCGGTCACGGACCGAGCAAGGATGGGCAGAACCTCTGGTGGAAGACGCTCGGTCGCAACAAGCGCACCGTGGCGATCGATCTGCACACCGACGGCGGGCGCGATGCGTTCCTGCGTCTCGCCCGAACCGCCGACGTCGTGATCGAGAACTTCCGACCAGGCACGCTCGAACGCTGGGGCCTCGACTACGCCGCGCTCTCCGTGGAGAATCCAGGGCTGGTGCTCGCTCGCGTGACCGGGTTCGGACAGATCGGGCCGTACCGGCGCCGGCCGGGATTCGGCACGCTTGCGGAGGCGATGAGCGGGTTCGCCTCCTCCACCGGTGAGCCGGACGGTCCACCGACACTCCCCCCGTTCGGTCTCGCAGACGGGATCGCATCGCTCGCGACGGCCTATGCGATCATGGTCGCTCTGCATGCTCGTGACCGGGACGGCAAGGGGCAGGAGGTCGACGTCGCCATCATCGAACCGATCCTCGCGATGCTCGGCCCCCAGATCACCCGATGGGATCAGCTGGGCACCGTGCAGCCGCGAACCGGAAACCGCTCCGTGAACAACGCGCCCCGCAACGCTTACCGCACGGCCGACGGCTCCTGGGTCGCGGTGTCGACGAGCGCGCAGTCCATCGCCGAACGCGTCGTCACGCTAGTCGGTCGACCCGAACTGGCCGATGAACCGTGGTTCGCGACCGGGGCTGCCCGCGCAGAGCACGCCGACCTCCTCGATGATGCTGTCGGCTCATGGATCGCCCAGCGCTCCCGTGACGAGGTCGTCGCCGCGTTCGAGGCGGCCGATGCTGCGGTCGCACCGATCTACGATCCGTCCGACATCGTCGCCGATCCGCAGTTCAACGCGCTCGGCACCATCCACCGCATCCACGATGCCGATCTCGGCGAGATCGCGATGCAGGGCCCGCTGTTCCGGCTCTCGCAGGATGACGCGACGATCGGGTTCACCGGTCGTGCCCACGGTGCGGACACGGATGCCGTGCTGGTGGAGCTGGGATACTCCGACGACGAGCTCACGGCACTGCGCGAGGAAGGAAGCATCGGATGA